The following DNA comes from Triticum aestivum cultivar Chinese Spring chromosome 3D, IWGSC CS RefSeq v2.1, whole genome shotgun sequence.
ggatgctcatattggctcctacatatgctacgaagatctttatcggtcaaaccgcataacaacatacatcattccctttgccatcggtatgttacttgcccgagattcgatcgtcggtatcctcatacctagttcaatctcgttatcgaaaagtctctttactcgttccataatgcatcatcccgtaactaactcattagtcacatcgcttgcaaggcttatagtgatgtgcattatcgagagggcccagagatacctctctgatacatggagtgacaaatcctaatctcgatctattccaactcaacaaacaccttcggagacacctgtagagcatctttataatcacctagttacgttgtgacgtttgatggcacacaaagtgttcctccgatattcgggagttgcataatctcatagtgagaggaatatgtataattcatgaagaaagcaatagtaataaaactaaatgatcattatgctaagctaacggatgggtcttgtccatcacatcattctctaatgatgtgatcccgttgatcaaatgacaacacatgtctatggtcaggaaacttaaccatctttgattaacgagctagtcaagtagaggcatactagggacactctgtttgtctatgtattcacacatgtactaagtttccggttaatacaattctagcatgaataataaacatttatgatgatataaggaaatataaataacaactttattattgcctctatggcatatttgcTTCAATTATCACATTCAATGAAATTTCCTAATACttgattgttgtgtttctaattagagcacTGGAGTTGCACCTGAGATGAGTGGATGGTAAATGGAAGATATCGATTATAAACACTTTATTATTTAGATATTATATATGAAAATATCATGTAATTATAAATGCCAGTTACAATCACCAACAATCTTACTGGATGATTGTTTTTGGGGCCTCAATCCATTTGAACCAAGAAAAGTAGATGGGGTCCATCCAAAATCTTTTGAGCTATGAATAGTAGATGGGGAAGGGTTGAACTATTTTGCGCTACCATGGTTCCTAAATGGTAGGAGTGATGTGTTTCTTTGCAGCACTTCCTAAATGTTAACCTCCAAGTGCCTAATTTCATATTCAATACTTTGCCAGGTATTTGCATCTTGGAACATATGTTTTAAGGGAACAAAATCCCCCATGTGTTGTCTTCAATGAATGCATAATAGCAATGAGCATGCTTTCGAGAGACTCGGTCTTAAGCATAAAAATGCACCAAAGTGCTATATATCTATTGCAATTTAGTGTAAAGAGCCATATATTTTTGTACCACTTTCTTTATTTTGTGCATCAGGTCTGGTAGTATATGTCGTTGAATTCCATTATTTAccgtaatactccctctgtccttgaaagagtgtacttccaactttgttgaaaagtcaaacttttttatgtttgaccgtatttatacaataatagaacaacatttatgccatcaaattagtagcattagattcatgataaaatatattttagtcatatacctatttggtttcacaagcattgacatattttttgcacaaactcggtcaaattttaagatagtttgaccctccaacaaagttgaaAGTACACTCTTTGAAGGATGAAGTACATTGCAAGTGGAGTGGATTTCAATTATTTTCATTATATTACCAGTTATATTTTCTGTACATGTGAAATTTAACATGCTCATGTTTATATATGCAACAAGTACAAATTTTGAAAAGCCCGTGAcaacgcacgggcagtctactagtaTAGGAAGGCATCTGAGACGACAAGGCACCAAGTCTAGCAAGACATAGCGCTGCCTGGACAACCCTATGTCTCACTCATAGCGAGATGCAGGGACCCGTGTATTAAAAGAAAATATTAAATATGcacaaaaaatgttaaatgtgtataacaAAAATGTTAACCAAGTATTAAAAGAAATATAAATCTTACATTCGAAAAAACGTTAATTAAACATTTGAAAGTATTAAAATGCACATAGAAAAATAAAGCACGGAAAATGTATAAACGTACAAAACATTATATTGACCATGTCTTAAGAAATGCTGAACTTTTATTTTTAGAATGTAATAGTGTATTAAAAAATATTCTTGATGTGTAATAAAATTTAGAATAAGAACccaaagtgataaagaaaaaacgaCAAGTTCAATAAATACAGAAGCCATAAAAGAAAGGACAAAGAAATAGGTGCAAAGAAATGAAAACAATGAATTCAATTTAAAAAGAAAAAGTAttaaaaaccaagaaagaaacaaaagacgaAGACAATCATGGAAGtaacaaatagaaataaaagaaaaatcgAAGAAAAAATACCAAAGTATTATGACGAAACAAAGAAACCAAACGAAAAACCAAAgaagaaataagaaaaccgaaaaaataaaaataaacgaaCAAGCATAGTATTCATGGCCTATACACATGGGCCCGGCAGAAAAGATTAAGGCGAAAGAGATGCTAGTACCGCCATAAGCGCCACATAGTATTCATGGCGCCCAACCGTTCACCAATGCAGAATAATGTCTAAAACCATCGCGAATCTCCATGCACGTTGATTCAACTATTACAAAATTGATGAGACTTTGTTAAATCTTAGTCAATTGAGATTCAGACATCCAAATGCGTCCTTGTTATTGTACATCTAAATGATTTAataaagcataaaaagaaaaagaaaaagaggaaaCTATATACCCACACGAATCTCTGCATAAGATAAATgacatatgacttagatgtgcaatatttATGACACATCTAAATGTGCTTTAACAATACTCCTTCcattttatttactctgcatattagagttgactgaagtcaaactttgtaaagtttaaccaaatttataaaaaacaatataaatatatttaccataacaaatatatatgatgtgaaagtacattcaataataaatttaATATTATTGATTTGTTACTGTATATGTTAATATCTTTGTTTCTAAACTTtatcaaagtttacaaagcttgattTTGACTAAAGCAAATATGTGCGAATTAAATAAAAAGGGAAGGAGTGCTGTTTAGCAAAGCCGAATGTGGTAACACTTCACACCTTCAGCCCGGCAGCATTTTAGTTCTCTAATATACACAACAAATCCAACCAAGCTTTGGTGGTTTAGTAGAGCTTAGGGCCGTCGTGCTTAGGCAGGCGTAGCTGCGAAGGCGATCGTGGCAGCTCAAAGTAAGTTTATCCCTTTTGGCATGCACATGTCGGCATGTATACAACCGAGAAGGCCACGAAGCCGCGCAAGCGTACGTGTCCGCCACTCTGACACGCGTCGCGCCGCGCGCCGCTCGCGGGTCACCGGCCGCCACCGCTCTCACGCCCGCGCCCTTCCAGACCTCTCTCGCCCGTCGCCACCTTTTATTAAGCTCGCTCGCCGTCGTGCTTCTCCACTCGCACGGCGAAGAACAGGGCACCTCTGACCGAACATAGCAGCATAGCATCTCCCCACGCTCTCACGCATCACCACAGCTACAGCATCAAGATCACTAGTAGTAGATCAACTAGCCAGGTATAGCTATGGCGTCCGAGCAGAGTCGCCGCGAGGAGCGCGCGCAGGCCGCGGCGCAGAAGGCGACCGACGAGCTCGCCGCGGCCAGGCGGGACATGCGCGAGCCCAGCAGCCCAGGACGGCGGACCGGCATCTTCGGCACCGTGCAGGAGAGCGCGCGCTCCCTGATGGGCGCCGTCCGCGACACCTTCTCCGGCGGCGTCCGGGACACAACCACGGCACACGACAGCCACTCCACAGGCGCCATGGGGACCGCGGGGGGGAAACTCAATGAGTACGGGAGCTACGCATCCCAGAAGGCCGATGAAGGGAAGGAGAGCGCGAGTGAGATGGCGGAAGCCGCCGCGGGGAAGACCAAGGAGACCAAGGATGCGGCCGCGGAGAAGACGAGGGAGATGGCGGACGCCGCCGCGGGGAAGACCAAGGAGACCAAGGACGCGGCGGTGGAGAAGACGAGGGAGATGGCGGACACCGCCGCGACGAAGGCCGTGGAGACCAAGGACGCGGCCGCAGAGAAGGCGCGCGGCGCGGGGGAGATGGTGACGGAGAAGGCGAGGAGTGCCAAGGACACGGCGGCTGACAAGGCGAGTGGAGCGGCGGAGAAGGCGAAGGGCGCCAAGGACGCAGCCTTCGATACAGCGGAGGGTGCCAAGGAGTACATGGTGGACAAGAAGGAGGACGCCCGGCGAGCGCTCGCCGGCTCGGCCAAGGATAGCAAGGGCGAGACGAACGAGTCGGCGTGGCAACAGGGCCAGGAcgtgcggcggcgggcggcggagaagGCCGAGGAGGTTCGTCAGCGCACGCACCAACCGCCGGAGGAGGGGAGGTAAAGCACCGTCGCCAACAGCCACGCCGTGGTTCAAGAATCAAGGTGCGAAGGCTTCAATACTAAGTTGATGGAATGCGTGATTGTGTTGAATCTGCAGGTCGAAGTCGGCAACGGAGAACATCTTCGGGTCGGCGCAGGGGTTGACGGAGGCGTTCAAGGAGAAGATGACGATGCCGACGGACGTGATCGAGCGGAAGCTCGCTGAGAGGAAGGGgacgccgacggacgcgagcagggGCGAGGCACTGAACACGGACGACGTGATGATGCGCGTGAAGGAGGCGGACCAGATGACCGGGACAGGGTTTAACGACGTCGGCAAGATGGGCGAGGAGGGCACGGGCATGAAGGCGGCACTGAGGGTCGACGATGAGGAGGACGTGATGCTGCGGGTGAAGGCGGCGGACCAGATGACAGGGCAGGCGTTCAACGACGTCGGCCCGATGGGCGAGGAGGGCACGGGATGGGGTCCGGCGTTGAGGGCGCGGAAGGACGCCTGAGAGCGTTGACACGTGCATGCACTCCTGTTGCGTGTGAGCGTTTTGTGTGACACTTTGTAGTACAAGCTACTCCTGTAGCAAATCAATAAATTATGCCCGGCAACTTTTTATTAACTAGATAGAAGATGCCTCGCGCGTTGCTGCGGAACAATTTGCGACAGCCATTTTATTATATAAATAAACAGCAAAAAAGGAAGATATAATATAGACTCAATGGGCTCTGCAGTCTAGCAAGAGGTTCACAAAGTCTAAGTCACGATTCATAACATGTTCAAAATAATGTTGCTCAAGAACACAATGCGTATGCAAGAATTAACTACACAGCCAATGACCGAATCACAACACTAACTATCAGACATGTATATGAGCAATTCAATGATCTCTAAATCTCTGATGCTAATTGTGCTTTTGAATGACGAGTGAAGCACTGACGATACTGGACTAAATCTCTGATGCTAATTGTGCTTCTGACTGACAAAAGTGAAGCACTGACGATACTGGACTAAATCTGAGGAAATTTTTGACAAAAATGACATGGTTTCCTGATCATTCCAACTCGGGGTGCCTAGCTCCACCAAAACTCGAAGAATCAAGGAATAATAAGTAGTGTGGATCTGCTTCGTAATAATCACCTGAATGACATTATCAGAATGTGCTTAACAACGTGATAACGAAATTGCGTGCATGCTTGCCTGGACACAGAACAATGCGCAAAAGGATGTCCTCGAGTGCGCACATAGGCTGCAGTAAATTGCTGCTCCAAATCGAGAAGCCATTGTGTAAAACGTAGGTTTGGCTCAACCTTCAAAGGAGTGGCCTATGATGACATACAAGTCCAATACCAATAAGGTATGATTTACACAGTAGGGCTACAATACGAAGTCTAACACCCTCACTCAATCTCAACTCACTCCTGAAGTATCTAGGAGGTTGAGATTGCGCCTACAGACCTCAAACATGGGAGAAGGTAGAGGCTTGATGAAGATGTCCGCAAGTTGATTTTTTGAAGAGATAAACCTGACTTGTAGTAGCTTCTGTacaacacgttccctcacaaaataatagtcaatctcaatgtgtttagtccgtGCATGGAACACCGGGTTTGACGACAGAAAcgtagcaccgatgttgtcacaccaaaggacCGAAGGATGTGGCTGAGCAACTCCTAGCTCTCGAAGTAGGGACTCAATCCATATAAGTTCAGCAGTTGCATTGGCAACCGACTTGTACTCAGCTTCTGTGCTGCTGCGGGAAACAGTGGCTTGCTTGcgtgcactccaggcgatcaaattaggacccaagaacacagcatgtccccccgtggatcgcctgtcatctggacacccagcccaatcagcatcagagaatgcaGAAAGAACTCCGGAGGAACTGGGGCGCAGGTGAAGACCAAAGGAGACAGTGAGACGGACATAACGCAGTATGCGCTTCACAGCAGACCAGTGTATATCAGTGGGagcatgaagatactggcacaccCTGTTAACCGCAAAGGAGAGATCAGGACGCGTGATCGTCAGATACTGCAGGCCACCAACATACTCCTGTACTCAGTAGCATCCTCAGGAGAGAGAAGAGCACCATCAGCAGCAGAAAGGGTGTCAGTGGAGGACATGGGCGTACGCGATGGCTTGCACTTGAGCATACCAGCATGGCACAAGAGAtcaagagagtacttcttctgggtGAGAGCCAAACTGCCACGAGACTGATGAGCAACCTCAATACCCAGGAAGAAATGAAGTTGTCCTAGATCCTTAACTGCAAAATCACGACCAAGTGCAgtcacaagagcatcagcagccgtCGGAGATGAGCTCACCaggacaatatcatccacatacacaaGGAGGTACATGGTCACACTCGGTCGCTGAAACAAGAACAGTGAAGTATCAGCCGTCGAAGGAATGAACCCATGAGTGCGTAGAGCTGAAGCCAGGCGAGCCTGCCAGGCACGGGGAGCCTGCTTCAGTCCATATATGACCTTCGTCAGATGACAGAGATGATGAGGCTGAGTGTGATCAATAAATCCAGGTGGCTGCCGCATGTAAACCTCTTCTTCAAGCAATCCATGAAGAAAAgcgttctgcacatcaagctggCGGAGAGACCATCCGCGAGAAACTGCCGAAGACAGAAGAagtcgaatagtggtaggcttgacaactgggctgaatgtatcctcatagtccaggcCCTGACGTTGTTTAAAGCCCTTAGCCACGAGAcgcgctttgtagcgctcaatggaaccatctgcatgtttcttcaccttgaacaCCCACTTCGAATCAATGATGTTGACGCGAGACGGGGGGGAACAAGTGTCCAGGTCTTATTCTTCATAAGAGCATGATATTCTTGTTCCATAGCAGCCCTCCAGTGTGGAATACTCATAGCGGCTTGATAACTGCGTGGTTCGGCGGTTGGATCATCCACAgcatgagccaggcaagcagcaagATAGGTGACCGTGCCATCAGTGCGCTCCTTGGGACGAACAATGCCACTGCGGCTGCGAGTGTGTGGACGCCGCGGGGGAGCAAATACCGAGGCCGGCGGGATGTCTGGAGCAGGTGAGGCTGGTCCAAGGGACTCCGGCGAAGAAGGAGCGAGTGACGTCGGGCCGGGCGACGTCGGACCAGGCGACAGCAGGCCTGACGACGTAGGCCCCGGCGGCGTGTGAGCCGCTGTAGACCCGGGCAAAGTAGGCACCAAGGACGCCCACGAGGATGGCGAGGGCGACGATGGAGGGGAGTCCGGGCGACGGAGACTGCTCAGAGGAGGCCGTCGCAGGCTCTGGCCCGGTCGTAGTAGCCAGCATGGGCTCCGGCCCAGGCGCGGTTGGAGACGGGGCGCCCGGTGCGGGGTCGAGGGCGGGAGGCGTTGCATGCACTGGCCGATCGACGTGCACTACAGGCGACGTAGCGGGTCCATCAGGGAGGAGTTCCAGGCGAGCTCCACGTCCAATTCCTGCACCATGATTAGGTAACAACACATGCGAATATGCAACATCTTCAAATTGGCCAGGCATAAGAGGAGATGAATGCATAGAAGGTGTTGTGGTGGATGACTGGGGCATGGCAGAAAAGGGGAAGACggtctcatcaaaaacaacatcccgAGATATGTAGACTCTATTGGTTGGGACATGGAGACACTTGTAGCCTTTATGGAGAGAACTATATCCTAAGAACACACACTTTTTGGAGCGAAACTCAAGTTTGCGATCATTATAAGGACGAAGATGAGGCCGGCAAGCACACCCGAACACCTTAAAAAAAGGTATAGTCAGGAGTTTCACCTAAGAGAAGCTCAATCGGAGTTTTCATATTAAGAACACGCGTAGGTAATCTGTTAATGAGAAAACACGCGGTAgcaaaagcatcactccaaaaacgaaagagtacagaagcatgagcaagaagtgtgaggccggtctcaactatatggcgatgtttgcgctcaacagcgccattctgctgatgtgtatgcggGCATGATAAACGATGAGAGATCCCAAGCTTATTAAAAAAGGTGTTGAGGTTGCGATATTCGCCCCCCCCAATCTGATTGAACATGGATAATTTTATGCTTGAGTAGACGTTCAACATGCAATTGAAACTGTATgaatatatcaaacacatcagatttgcgcttaagAAGATAAAGCCAAGTGAAGCGGCTATTGGCatcaacaaaactgacataatagGTGTGACCACTAACCGATGTTTGTgccggaccccacacatcagaaaacacAATTTCAAGAGGGTTCTTTACTTCTCTAGTAGATGAAACAAAAGGtagctgatgactcttgccttgctgacaggcatcacacacgGACATCTCTTTATTGCTAGACACTAATGGCAGCTCATGACGGTGGATTATGTGGCGAACGATGGGTGTGGCGGGGTGACCAAAGCGAGAGTGCCACTGGGAAGGCGACACACGAACACCGCTGAAGACGCACGGGGCAGATGGATCCTCCAAACGGTACAAGCCTTGGCTCAACCGGCCACTAAGCAGAACGTCCCGGGTTGCTCGATCCTTAACAAAAAGattaaaagggtgaaattcacatagGACATGATTATCAAGTGTGAGCTTAGGGACAGATAAGAGATTACGAGTTACCGTGGGTACCCGTAAAACATTACGAAGATGGAGCTGCCTAGAGGGATGACTAGTTAAAAGAGATGCTTGGCCAATATGAGAGATGGGCATACCTACACCATTGGCGGTGTGAACCTGATCGTGCCCGTAGTAGGGCTGGTAGGTGGAGAGTTTGTTGAGCTCGTTCGTCATGTGATCCGTGacgccggtgtccatgtaccaggctGGATCAACAGGGTAGGATGGTGTGTATCCCTGCTCGACGCGCGGGTCCTTGCCCTGGGCGGCGATGTGGGCAGACGGGGCAGCAGCGATGtgggcagccggggcggcggcgggaggaccaAAGTCTGCCATGGCAAACTGGCGCTCGTTGCCCTTGCCGTCGCTGCCGATGCCAAGGAAGCTCCTCTGAAAGCGGCGGTGACACTTGGAGGCGACATGGCGTTCATGACCACATAGCTGGCACACCACCCTAGTGTTAGGGCCCCCACCTAGGGTCGATGCAGGAGGCGGGGCTGCCTTGCCAGGTGACGGGGTAGGTGGGCGCTGGCCACGAGAGGCCCAGAAGGCCGTCGGCTGGGCAGTGATGGTGGCGGAGGAGCGACGAGCCTTGACGCGTTGCTCGGTGAAGAGGAGGCGTGAGTAGAGCTCGTGAGGAGGCATCGCTGGCTTGGCGTTGTGGACGGCCTCGGCGAGATTGTCGTAGTCGGCGTCGAGGCCTTTGATGACGAAGCCGGCGAACTCCTCGTCGCTAAGCGGCCGACCAATAGAGGTGAGCATGTCCGCCAGCACCTTCATCTTGTTGAAGTAGGTCGTAGCGGAGGAGTCCAGCTTCTTGATGTCGGCGAGTTCGCTGTGAAGGGCCATCGAGCGGGAGGTAGAGACCTGGGCAAAGGCGTGCTCCAGGGTCGTCCAGGCGTCCATGGAGGTGGCGGCGAAGAGACAAAGGCCAGCGACCCCATCGCCGAGGGAACCCTGGATGGCAGAGAGGATCGCCTGGTCCTGCTGCACCTACATACGGTGTTCCGGGTTGATGGTCGGGCCGTGGACGGTAAGGATGACTTGCGGAGGACATGGTAGCGAACCATCAACAAACCCGAGGAGAGACCGGCTGCGTAGCAGCGGTAGGACCTTGGCGCGCCAGAACAAGTAGTTGTCCGGCGTGAGTCGGATGGCGATCAAGTTGTCGAAGTGGAACGGCCCGGTGGGCGTGATTGCGCCAGTAGCACGGACGATTGGCGGCGGAGCCGCGACGGGATCCACGACCGCGACCGAtgccgcgggtggcggcgcggggacgATCGGGATCACGGCCGCGGGTGGTGCCATGAGCGAGGCCGCGGGTGGCTCCGCGGGCAGCGTCTCCCCCGAGATCGCCGGGATGACGGCGAGTGTTGAGGAGGATCCAGAGGAGGCcatcgcgggcggcggcggcgcgactggtGCTGAGGCCGTCGCGGGCGGTGACGGTGGgatcggtgttggggaacgtagtaatttcaaaaaaaatctacgcacacacaagatcatggtgatgcatagcaacgagaggggagagtgttgtccacgtaccctcgtagaccgaaagcggaagcgttagcacaacgaggttgatgtagtcgtacgtcttcacgatccgaccaatccaagtaccgaacgtacagcacctccgagttcagcacacgttcagctctatgacgtccctcgaactccgatccagccgagctttgagggagagttccgtcagcacgacggcgtggtgacgacgatgatgttctaccgacgcagggcttcgcctaagcaccgctacgatattatcgaggtggattatggtggaggggggcaccgcacacggctaagagatcaatagattaATTGTTGTgtatttggggtgcccccctgcccccgtatataaaggagcaaggggggaggcggacggcctaggaggagggcacgccaaggggggagtcctactcccaccgggagtaggactcctcctttccttgttggagtaggagaagggaagggagaaggagaaggaaggaagggggcgcccccctccctagtccaattcggactagtccatggggaggggtgcggccacccttcggggcctttctcttctttcccgtatggcccattaaggcccaatacgaattcccgtaactctccggtactccgaaaaatacccgaatcactcggaacctttccaatgtccgaatatagtcgtccaatatatcaatctttacgtctcgaccatttcgagactcctcatcatgtccctgatctcatccgggacccgaactccttcggtacatcaaaacacataaactcataatataaccgtcatctaactttaagtgtgcggaccctacgggttcgagaactatgtagacatgaccgagacacgtctccggtcaataaccaatagcggaa
Coding sequences within:
- the LOC123074463 gene encoding embryonic protein DC-8, yielding MASEQSRREERAQAAAQKATDELAAARRDMREPSSPGRRTGIFGTVQESARSLMGAVRDTFSGGVRDTTTAHDSHSTGAMGTAGGKLNEYGSYASQKADEGKESASEMAEAAAGKTKETKDAAAEKTREMADAAAGKTKETKDAAVEKTREMADTAATKAVETKDAAAEKARGAGEMVTEKARSAKDTAADKASGAAEKAKGAKDAAFDTAEGAKEYMVDKKEDARRALAGSAKDSKGETNESAWQQGQDVRRRAAEKAEEVRQRTHQPPEEGRSKSATENIFGSAQGLTEAFKEKMTMPTDVIERKLAERKGTPTDASRGEALNTDDVMMRVKEADQMTGTGFNDVGKMGEEGTGMKAALRVDDEEDVMLRVKAADQMTGQAFNDVGPMGEEGTGWGPALRARKDA